In Nitrosarchaeum sp., a genomic segment contains:
- a CDS encoding hemerythrin domain-containing protein — protein MSTTSLRRDHELIEKVIKAMESTIQLLNDGKQIPESILLPVIDFSKNFTDVCHHSKEENSLFPALEQAGMPRHMGPIAMMLIDHERSREIGKEMEVSAKNYILTGDSTKLITDMQQYVEHITEHLWKENNKLFMMAEARLQYVSKKVDMELNEIEESKLKETGKTREYYEQLAETLTSDVSKQGS, from the coding sequence GTGTCAACTACATCACTAAGACGAGATCATGAGCTAATTGAAAAAGTTATCAAAGCAATGGAATCAACAATTCAACTTCTAAATGATGGTAAACAAATTCCTGAATCTATATTGCTACCTGTTATCGATTTCTCTAAAAATTTTACAGATGTTTGTCATCATAGTAAGGAAGAGAATTCTTTATTTCCTGCATTAGAACAAGCGGGAATGCCACGTCACATGGGCCCTATAGCAATGATGTTAATAGATCACGAACGTTCTAGAGAAATTGGAAAAGAAATGGAAGTCTCTGCCAAAAATTATATTTTAACAGGAGATTCTACAAAATTGATTACTGATATGCAACAATATGTAGAACACATAACAGAACATTTATGGAAAGAAAATAATAAATTATTCATGATGGCTGAAGCACGCTTACAATATGTTTCAAAAAAGGTCGATATGGAACTCAATGAAATTGAAGAATCAAAATTAAAAGAAACTGGAAAAACTAGAGAATACTATGAACAATTAGCTGAAACTCTCACAAGCGATGTTTCAAAACAAGGAAGTTAG